TTACAGCTCATAGGAGAGAAAAAGACAGGCTTTCGGTTTACCAGTTTGCAAAGGAAGAAATCCAAAAAGGAAGGCAAATTTATTTTGTGTATCCACTAATAGAAGAATCTGAGACTTTAGACTATAAAAACTTGATGGAAGGCTTTGAAATAGTACTAGACTATTTTAAAGATTACGAGGTTACGATGCTACACGGCAAAATGAAACCTCACGAAAAAGATGAAGCGATGAATTATTTTGCTTCAGGTAAGGCTCAAATTATGGTGGCTACTACGGTTATAGAGGTTGGGGTAAATGTACCCAATGCTTCGGTAATGGTAATAGAAAGTGCCGAAAGGTTTGGGCTTTCGCAGTTGCATCAGCTTAGAGGTAGAGTAGGGCGAGGGGCAGAGCAGAGCTATTGTATTTTGATGTCCTCGGACAAACTATCCACGGAAGGACGAAAACGAATTAAAACGATGTGCGAAACCAATGACGGGTTTAAAATCTCGGAGGTAGATATGCAACTTAGAGGTCCTGGGGATATATTGGGAACTCAGCAAAGTGGTATTGTAGATTTTAAAAAGTTGGATTTAACTAAAGATGCTTCGGTAATTAAAGTAGCACAGAAAATAGTAACCCTATTGGTACAAAGCGACCCTAATTTAACTCACCCAGCACACGCTCAATTAAGAAATTACTACATAAAGCAATATAAGGGTAAAAACAAATGGGGAAAAATTAGTTGATTTTTCCCCAAGTATTAAGTGTTTTATTTCTTGTAAAATTAATCGCTAGTTCTAGCAGAAGTTTTATAAACTTGGAAGTTGAATACAAAAGTTCTGTCGTTTAAAGAGTAACCAGCATAATTAAAATGAGCATCTCTAGCAAAAGCCGCTTTTGATGGCACTATAATTACTCCTTGTAAGTTGTAAGCTGCTTCAGCTCCTTGATTAAAACTTTTAAAATATTTCAAAGCCTCCTGGAAACCTTCTATTTCGTAGTAACTTCTAGTCTTTCCGCTACTTGTTAGCACCGAGTTTTTAACATAATAGAAAGAAGGATCTTCTTGTGGTGTCCCTGTACCACTAATAGTGTTGTAGAAAGTATATGGACTTCTGAGTTTTACACTTTCATTTTCTTTAGTAGCAACATAGGTCATTGTCTTATGCATTAGGCTTATGTTGTCTGTAGCACCTATAGTGGTGCCATTGTCAGGTTGTGCGTTTGGTCTTACAATGTATACCACTCCAGATTCTAAAGTTTGAGGATTATAATCAGATAAAGGTTTCTCATTATCATCAGTTGTACTACTAGAGTCGAAAGCCACAATATTTCCTCTAGAATCAAAATAATTGTCCTTTAGAAATTGCTGAATGGCTTGTGCATCATAATCGTTTTGTACACTAATATCTACTGTTGTAGTGGTAGTAGTGGTAGTGTCTCTTTTACAAGAGGTAGCGGTAAGTCCTATAGCCAAAAGGCTGAGTGCAATGCTTTTTTTCATTAGAATATCTTTTTGCTTAATAAGCAATTTTCTTAAATTGCGATTTTATTTTTTAGTAACGACAAAAATATAAATAAAATATGAGAATAGATAAATTTTTGTGGAGTGTGAGGTTTTTTAAGACAAGAAGTATAGCGGCAGAAGAAATAAAAAAGAATAGAGTTTCAGTAGGAGAGCAAGTTGCAAAGCCTTCTAGAGAAGTGATGGAGGGCGATATAATTAAAATTAGAAAAAACCAAATTGATTATAAAATAAAGGTAATTCAAATCCCTAAAAGTAGGATAGGAGCTAAGTTAGTTCCACTTCACATCAAAGATATGACGGATAAAGAGCAGTACGAAATCCTAAAAATGCGAAAATTATCACAGGACTACTATCGCCAAAAAGGAGAGGGAAGACCTACGAAGAAAGACCGTAGAGATATGACCGAATTTATCAATACAGATGATGAGACTTTCTTCGATGAAGACGATTGGGACTCGTTTTTTAATGAAGCTGAAGATTTAGAAGACTAATAATTTCATTAACGATTTCGTCGGGAGATTTATCATCAGTATCTACAATATATTTTGCTTTGAAGTAGTAGGCTTGTCTTTCAAACAAGTGTTTTGCAATAAATTCTAGCAGTTGGTCACTGTCTTCTATATGAGCTATAAGTGGTCGGCTGCTTTTTTCTTTTATTAACCTTTTATGAAGGTTTTTCACAGAAGTTCTTAGATAAATACTTTCAGAAAGGGCGTTAATGGCATCTATGTTATTATAATAAACAGGTGTGCCACCTCCCAAACTAAGGATAGTAGATTTTTGAGTGTTGAGTAGGTGTTCTAAGGTTTCTTTTTCTCTTTTTCTGAAATAAATTTCACCCTTTTCTTTAAAAATTTGAGGAATTTCTCTCATTTCTTGCTCAGAAATTACCTTATCTAGGTCTAATAAATTAAAATTTATTTTTTCTGATAATTTTTTGGAAATTAGTGATTTACCACTTCCCATGTAGCCTATTAGAGAAATAATCATGATTTATTTTTAAACAAAATTGCAGAAAAATTTTGAGAAAACAAAAAAAGCCGTATCTTTGCACCACTTTTGAGAACGGAATTATCCTAACTCAAATGACTCGGTAGCTCAGCTGGTAGAGCAATACACTTTTAATGTATGGGTCCTGGGTTCGAATCCCAGCCGAGTCACAAGATAAAAATCTTAATAAAAGATTTTTGCCTGTGTGGTGAAATTGGTAGACACGCCATCTTGAGGGGGTGGTATCCTTAAGGATGTGCTGGTTCGAGTCCAGTCGCAGGCACACAGAAAAAACTTAGACTCGGTAGCTCAGCTGGTAGAGCAATACACTTTTAATGTATGGGTCCTGGGTTCGAATCCCAGCCGAGTCACAATTTGCTGAAAAGTAAATTTTTTTCATATTAATATTTTGTGATTTGGTGTTCAGAAGTCTCCTTGTTTATTATAAGGAGACTTTTGGTTCTTGTATATGTTTGTAGACTTAGTAAAAAGTGGGTAATCTAAAATTAATAATGAGTAACCTAATTGTAGGCCTTTTTAGGTAAAGTTTGATAATAGAAGTAAGGTGAAAATATTAGAAGATAATATATAAAAGCTTGATTTTCAAACATGAAAAAAGCACCAACTAATTATTGGTGCTTTATATGTGGTCCCACCTGGGCTCGAACCAGGGACCACCTGATTATGAGTCAGGTGCTCTAACCAACTGAGCTATAGGACCTATAAAATTCAGTGGTTGAATTTTGTGTTTGCAAAAATACGCTTTTTTATTTAATCTCCAAATTTTTTATTACTTTATTTAATGTGTTTTTACTGAAAATCTATAAGCATAATAAGTAATAAATATATAATTATTTTATTATCAGTTTTTTATTTGATGCTGTGGCTAAAATAAAAATTATATATTAAACAATCGTTTTGTTATTGTAGGTTCATTTTGGTGATTTTCCATATATTTAAAACAAATATGCTAACTTTGCACTAGTTATGGAAAGTAATAGACAAAGAAAGATAGCTCAAATTATACAGGAAGATTTTTCCGAGCTTTTTAGAAAACAAGCGGCTGATAGTAAAGCACAATTTTTAATATCTGTTTCTGATGTAAAGGTAACAGCCGATTTAGGAATTGCTAAGATTTATCTAAGCATTTTTCCTCAGAATTATCGCGAAGCAATAATGAAAGAAATAGAGGCGAATAAATCTCAATATCGTCATTTTATAGGCAATAAAATGGCAAAGCAGGTTCGTGTAATTCCTCAGTTAAGCTTTTATTTAGACACTAGTTTAGACGAAGTAGAAAGAATAGAAAAAGAACTAAAAGGAGAAGGTGATAACCCTATACTCTAAAAAGTAAAACATTGAAAAACACTCCTTTTTATATAGCAAAGCGTTATTTGTTGGCAAAAAAAGGTAGCCAAGCAGTAAGTTTTATTACTGGTTTGGCAGCTATAGCTATGATGGTGGCGGTAGCAGCTATGTTTATTATTGTGTCTGTTTTTTCAGGTTTAGAAGAACTCAATAAGGATTTAGTAGAAGATTTACACGCCGATTTAACCATTACTAGCACTCGTGGAAAGACTTTAGAGAATATAGATAAAATCACAGATGCATTAAAACAGAACCAATCCATATTATTTTTTTCTAAAATTATAGAAGAAAAGGTCTACCTAGACTATAATAATAATGGAGAAATAGCCTATATAAGAGGCGTAGATTCGGTTTACACTAAAGTTAATCCTATACAGAATAGTATTTTTTTCGGAAGCTATCTCTCGTTTGATTATACCAATGATATTGTTATGGAGAATGGGCTTAACTCTAGGCTTTCCATTCCTGTAGGGTCTGATAGAGATTATGCACAGCTTTTTATGCCTAAACCTGGGAAAGGTATTATAAACAAAGAGTCTGATATATTTAACAAAAAAGAAGTTTTTGTGACGGGGGTTTTTAATGGTAAAGACCAACTTAATAGTTATATTATAGCTCCTATAGAGCTGACTCAGGAACTTCTAAACCTGCCCAAAGGTACCGCTTATAGCATTGTGATTAAACTGAAAGATAGTACTGATGCTAACTTTATTAAAAAAGATTTAGAGGGCAGACTTACAAATGTTAAAATAAGTACCAAAGAGGAAGAAAATGCAGCTTTTTGGAAGATGATAAACACCGAAAAATTGATGATTTATCTCATTTTCGGGCTGGTAATTTTCATTACAACATTCAATTTGGCTGGAGCTATTATTATTCTTCAGTTAGATAAAAAAGAACAATCTAGAACTTTAGTTTCTTTGGGAATGACCAAGCAGGAACTGAGAAGAATTTACTTCTATACCGGAAGTCTTGTAGTTATTTTTGGTGTTATTATGGGGCTTGTTATAGGAAGTTTAATTTGCTTATTTCAAATCCAAACGGGATTGTTTAAAGCGGGGGAATTATTACCTTTCCCTGTAAAAATAGAATTAAGAAACTATTTGATAGTTACAGGGATAGCCTTATTTTTTGGATTGCTAATCTCTTTTATATTTTCAAAAATAAATAAGAACTACTTAAACTATAAGTAATTTATAATCACTAAATTTGTACAAGATTAAATTCAATAGGTTATGAAGAATATTTATTTAATAGTAGCTTTTCTGATAGGAGGATTCGGATTGGCTCAAATCCCAGATGGTTATTATGACAGTGCAGAAGGACTTTCGGGATACACTCTTAAAAGTAAATTAAGCGAAATTCTCAATGACAAACACAAAGACAAAGGATACGATGCACTTTGGACGGCTTATGCTACGGCAGATATAGATAAATATTATGAAAACGACAATACCATCTTAGATATTTACTCTGAAAATCCTAGTGGGAAAGACCCTTATTCGTATAGATATAGAACTAACCAATGTGGCAATTATTCTGGAGAAGGGAGTTGCTATAACAGAGAACATATAGTGCCTCAAAGTTTGTTTAGTAAAGCAGCTCCTATGAGAAATGATGCTCATTTCGTGATTCCTACAGATGGTTATGTTAATGGTAAAAGAAGTGATTATCCATTTGGAGTAGTAGGCAACGCTAGTTGGACTTCCAAGAATGGTTCTAAACTAGGCAAAAGTAGCACTAGTGGGTATGGAGGAACTGTTTTTGAACCCATAGATGAGTTTAAAGGCGATGTGGCAAGAATGGTATTCTATTTTGTAACAATGTACGAAAAACGAATTCCTAACTTCAAGTTGGGTGATATGCTTAATGGGACCACTACACAAGGTTTAGAAGATTGGCAGTTAGCAGTTTTACTCACTTGGCACAACCAAGACCCTGTGAGTAAAAGAGAAATAGACAGAAATAATGCTGTTTACAATTATCAGGGGAATAGAAACCCTTTTATAGACCACCCAGAATGGGTTAATCTAATTTGGAAGAAAGAGCTTTCCACCCAAGAAGTGTCTAAAAAAGACAATATTTTGAGTATTTATCCCAATCCAGTAACTGGAGGAAAACTGTATTTTTCTAATTGGAACGATTATGATAAAATAGATATTTTCAGTACAGAAGGGAAGAAAGTGAAATCAGTTAAGTCTTCTAATGAAATAGATGTTTCTAATCTTCCAAAAGGAGTTTATTTATTAAAAGCAGACTCAAAGACTATAAAATTCATAATTAAGTAATATATTTTTTATAGCTAATCTAACCGCATAACCACAGTGTTGTGCGGTTTTTCTTTTTACACTCATATTACAATATATATGTAACTAAAGTTACGCTCTAGACCAACTAATAAGGATAGTTTTGTCCTAAAATAAAATAATATGAGACGATTCTTTTTTACAGGAATAACATTACTAGCTTCATCACTTATGTATTCTCAAGAAGTGGTTAGTGTTTCCCAAGAGGATTTAGAAAGAAAAATAGGACAGCAGAATCTACAGCTAAAACTAGCAGAAGCAGAAGTTAATTCTGCCAAGGCAGATTTACTTATGTCTAGAGCGATGTATTTGCCTAATGTCAACCTTTCTTATACGGGTATTTCTACCAATAATCCTTTAATGGCATTTGGTTCAAGGCTTAATCAGGAGCGTGTCACTATGATAGATTTTGAGCCTAAAAGACTCAATAACCCTGATAATATTTTCAATTTTGCTACTAAGCTAGAGGTGCAACAACCCATCTTTAATCAAGATGCGATTTATCAAAAAAAAGCTGGAGAAGTGCGAGTAGAGGCATTAACTCTAAAGCAAGAACGAACTAAAGACTATCTTCTCTTTGAAATTAAAAAAGCCTATATGCAACTACAAATGGCCTATAAAGCAGTTGCGGTGCTAGAAGGAGCTAGAGAAACCGTCTTATCAAATAAAAAAGTTATTGATAACTATTATAAAAACGGAATGCTACAAAAATCTGATGTTTTGGATATGAATGTGAGAGTTGCTGAAATAGAGAGCCAAATTCAGTTTTCAAAGTCCAATGTTAAAAACGCTTCAGATTATCTTTATTTTTTATTAAATGAAAATTCCCAAGGCAAAGTATTAAAACCAACAGAAAGTTTAAACTATAAAGGTGATGCTCTTGTAAATACTCCAGAGCTTAAAAAAGATAGAAAAGATTTACAAGCCTATCAAAAATCTTTAGATGCTTACGATTATATGATAAAATCAGCTAAGTCCAAACTATTACCTAGATTAAATGCCTTCGGAAGTTTTGAAATGTATGACAATAAGCCTTATCAGTTTGATGCCAACGGCTATCTAGTAGGCGTTCAGTTATCGTGGAATGTATTTGATGGCATGAAGTCTAATAGCGAAATCGCTAAGCAAAAAGCCGAAATATTAAAAACTCAAACCGAAATACAACAATACCAAAAACAAGCAGAATTAGAATTAGTGAAAGCTTACAGGCAAGTACAAGATACTGATAATAAAGTGAATCTAACCAAATTAGCATGGGAGCAAAGTGCAGAGGCGTACAGAATCAGAAAAAATAGATACGAACAAGGTCTAGAAAAGGTCTCCGACCTTTTGAATACCGAAACCGCAATGTCTAAAAAAGAATTAGAATACCAACAAACTATTTTTGAATATAACATCGCATTAGAATACTTTAATTTTTTAAATAAATAATTATGAATAAAATAAAAACAGGCATCTTAGTGGTGGCAGTAGCCGTTTTGGGCAGTTGCTCTTCCGATTCAAAAACAATTACAGATAACAGCCAACTTATTAAGGTACAACTCAGTAACTCTTCAGTTACAAACAATTTGGGTTACGCTATGGCAAGTGGCAAGCTGGTTGCCAAAAAATCAGTAAATATTTCTACAAGAATGATGGGCTACATTACTGGTCTAACGGTAGAAGTAGGTGATTTCGTAAAAGCAGGACAAGGTCTCGTAAGTATTAACAATACTGATATCCAAGCTAAAGGCGGACAGGTAAACGCCCAAATTGCACAAGCCAAAGCCAATTTTGAAATCGCTCAAAAAGACTATCAGCGTTTTCAAAATCTATACAAAAACCAGAGTGCTTCTCAGAAAGAGTTAGACGATATGAAAGGGAGATACGATATGGCAAAAGCAGGACTAGACGCAGCCCAAATGATGAAGTCTGAAGTAAACTCACAATACAAATATACCAATATCACTGCTCCTATTTCTGGAGTAGTAACTGCTAAATATGCTAACCAAGGAGATATGGCAAGCCCAGGAATGCCTATTTTAACTATTGAAAGTTCAGGCGATTTACAAGCTCAGGTTTTAGTTTCGGAGCAAGATATTACTTTAGTTAAGAGTGGTATGCCCGTTAAAGTTTTAATGAAATCTACCAACCAAGAAATAGCTGGCACCGTGGCAGATGTGAGCCTTTCCGCTACGAATACAGGTGGACAATATTTAGTAAAAATCAACCTTCCACAAAGTAGCAGTTATTTACCAGGTATGTTTGTGAATGTTCAGTTTCCATTCAAAAGGAACGGAAAACTTAACCAAGATTTACCAGAGTCTGTAAGTATCCCAAAATCAGCTCTAGTAGAACAAGGACAGCTTACAGGAGTTTACACCGTAAGTGCTAATAATACCGCAATGCTCCGTTGGATAAAGGTAGGGAAAGTAATGGGAGATCAAGTAGAAGTTCTTTCAGGGTTATCCTCTCAAGAGCCTTATATTATTTCCTCTCAAGGAAAACTCTATAACGGTGCTAAAGTAAGTATAAAATAAAGCGTTTAACAGCGGAATAAATTTAATATTTAAACCGCTAAAAAATTAATTAAAAATATGGAAAAAGGATTTGCAGGACGCATTGCCGAATTTTTCATCAATTCCAAACTCACCATTTTATTGATGATTGCATTGATGATAATAGGCGTATATAGCTCTACCCTAATACCTAGGGAAGAAGAACCACAGATTATAGTTCCGATGGCAGATGTTATGGTAGGCTATCCTGGAGCTAACCCTACAGAAGTAGAAAATAGAGTGGTAAAACCGCTTGAAAAGATAATATCCAACATCAAAGGAGTTGAGCATGTACATTCTATGGCAATGAATGGAAAAGCCATGCTTATCGTACAATTTTATGTAGGTGAAGATACAGAACGCTCTTATGTAAAACTCTATGACGAGCTTATGAAACATAAAATGATGTTTCCTAAAGGAGTTTACGAACCTATAGTTAAAACAAGGTCTATAGATGATGTCCCAATGCTAGGGCTTACACTTTGGAGCGAAAACTACAATGATTATCAGTTAAGACAAATAACAGAGGAATTAGCTTCAGAAATAAAAAAAGTAAAAGATGTTTCTCTTACGAATGTTATTGGAGGAAGAGCCCGCCAACTCAAAGTAATTTTAGATAAAGCTAAAATGGCAGAATCTAGTGTAGATGCTCTTTCTGTAATGCAAATGATACAAGCGAGTAATGGTAGCTCTCAAACAGGAAGTTTTGTTAATAATAATCAGGAATATTTACTGACTACAGGACAATTTTTAACCTCTAAAGAAGATGTAGAAAACCTTGTCGTAGGGACTTCTCAAAATATGCCTGTGTACCTAAAGCAAATTGCTAAGGTAGAAGATGGTGCTTCTTCTCCTGCCAATTATGTAAGTATGGGGTTTGGTCAAAATACTGAAAAAGGACAGAAAAACCCTTCGGAATATCCAGCCATCACACTATCTGTTTCTAAAGTAAAGGGGGCTGATGCTATGAAAATATCAGAACAAATTCTAGAAAAAGTAGAACATTTAAAGAAAAATCTTATTCCTGCAGATGTACATGTGGAAGTAACTAGAAACTATGGTGAAACAGCTTCCCATAAAGTATCCGAGCTACTCATGCACTTAGGCGTTGCTATTTTAGCAGTGACTATTTTGGTAATGCTTGCTATGGGTTGGAGAGGCGGTTTAGTGGTCTTCCTTTCGGTACCTCTTACATTTGCACTTACACTGTTTAGTTATTATGTTTTAGGGTACACTCTTAATAGGATTACACTATTTGCATTAGTATTTGTAGTGGGTATCGTGGTAGATGATAGTATTATTATCGCAGAAAATATGCACCGCCACTTCCACATGAGAAAGCTCCCATTTAAAGAAGCGGCTATCTATGCTATCAACGAGGTAGGAAACCCTACTATCTTAGCGACTTTTACCGTAATTGCTGCTATTTTACCAATGGCTTTTGTTTCTGGAATGATGGGACCTTACATGAGTCCAATGCCAATAGGAGCTTCTATAGCAATGTTACTCTCACTTTTTGTGGCACTTACAATCACTCCTTATTTAGGCTATCATCTGCTTAAAGTAAAAGATGATGAGGAACATAAAGAAGAACAAGGTCTAGAAACGAGCTTAATTTATAAATGGTACAAAAAAATAGAACAGCCACTATTAGATAGTTCCAAGAAACGATGGACAATATTAGGAGTTACTACAGTATTATTGCTGATTTCTGTATTGGCATTTTTCACCAAATGGGTAGCGGTTAAGATGCTTCCTTTTGATAATAAAAATGAAATTCAGGTTGTAATAGATATGCCAGAAGGTACACCTTTAGAAAAAACGGCAGCTGTTACCAAAGATGTTGCACAGTATTTAAGAACCGTCCCTGAAGTAGTAAACTATCAAAATTATATTGGAGCTTCATCACCCATTACCTTTAATGGTTTAGTAAGACACTACGATATGAGAGGGCAAAGCAATACCGCAGATATTCAAGTGAATCTTTTGGATAAATCGGCTCGTTCCAAACAAAGTCATGATGTAGCTAAAACCATTAGACCAGAAATACAAAAGATAGCGAAAAAGTACGGTGCTAATATCAAAATTGTAGAGGTGCCACCAGGTCCACCTGTGCTTTCTACCATAGTAGCTGAAGTCTATGGTCCTAATTATGAGGAACAGGTAAAAATTGCCGACCAAGTACAACAAATTTTAAAACAAGCAGATGATGTAGTAGATGTAGATTGGATGGTAGAAGCTCCACAAACAGAGTTTAAAATAATCCCTGACAATGAGAAAAGTATGCTAAATGGCATCGCACCTCAGCAGTTGGTGGGTAACCTTACTTATCTTATGGGAGAGTATCCTATCTCTACATTGTACGATGAAAAGTCCAATCAGCCTGTTAATATGGTTATGAAGCTAGATGATGCCGAAAAAGCTACGCTACAAGACATCACTGCTCTTAAAGTAAAGGGACAAATGGGTAACATGCTTCCTATAAGCGATATTGCTAAAGTGGAAAAACACACCTTAGAGAAGAGTATTTATAGAAAAGATCAAAAGCGAGTAGTTTATGTTTTAGCTGATATGGCAGGTGTCTTAGAAAGTCCAGCCTACGCTATATTGGGTATGGAAGAAAAACTCAAAAAAATGAATCTCCCTGAAGGATATAGCATCAATGAGTTGTATATGGCACAGCCTTCTGATGAAAGCGATTTTACCGTAAAATGGGACGGAGAGTGGCAAATCACTTTAGAAGTATTTAGAGACTTAGGAGCTGCTTTTTTAGTAGTTATCATCATTATTTATATGTTGATTGTAGGTTGGTTTCAGAACTTTAAAACACCTATTGTTATGATGGTTGCTATACCTCTTTCTTTAGTGGGTATTGTACTAGGGCATTGGTTGTTAGGAGCATTCTTTACCGCCACTTCATTTATCGGAATGATAGCCTTAGCTGGTGTAATGGTAAGGAACTCAGTATTGTTAATAGACTTTATAGAAATTAGATTGAAAGAAGGTGTACCTATGAAACAAGCAATTATAGAAGCTGGAGCGGTAAGAACAACGCCTATCTTGTTAACTACTGGAGCAGTTGTGATAGGAGCGGTAATTATTCTCTTTGACCCTATTTTCCAAGGTCTAGCAATATCATTGGTTTTTGGAGCTATAGTTTCTACAGTTCTTACCCTTCTTGTAGTCCCTTTGGTATATTATATGACAGAGAAAAAGAAATGGGATAAAATCCAATCGGAACAATCTGCAGAAATACCAGAGTAACTTTAAAACAAATTTTCACATAAACATTGCTAGGTGTTTTTTAAAATAACTTAGCAATGTTTTCTAATTTAAGAGATAAATAACAACAGAAATACATTAGTTAAAAAATGAAAACAAGAATAATACACGCTGTAGCAGGAACTATGGTTTTAACCAGCTTACTACTGGGACTTTATGTGCACGAAAATTGGTTTTTCCTTACAGGTTTTGTGGGGCTTAACTTATTACAATCCTCTGTAACTAACTGGTGTTTACTCAAAACTATTTTAGAAAAAATAGGTATTGAAGATGATAGCAATAGTTGTGGCTATTAGATGTTGCTAGACACTTAAATAAAAATAGGCTACCTTTTAAGGGTAGCCTATGCTTATTAGAAACAATTTATTTATTGTAGGTGATGGTATAGGTATTAGTATCACTGCTACTGCCATTGCTGTTATTTGAGTAAGTATAAGTACTAACTATATTAGTAGGGTAGCTATTTGAGTTATAGGTATTTTGATATGTTGTTTTATAGGTATTGCCGTTGCTATCAATTGAGGTATAGGTAGTATAATTATTTTGTGTAAAAGATAATTCGCCCTCCATAATAAGATTTAGACCTAATAGAGCTTCCTTAAACCCAGCTATATTCTTGAAAATACCATTTTTATCATCATAAGAAATAGTGCTATTAAAAACACTTGTGGAATATTGAGATGTATGTGTACTTACATATTTAGAAACCTGTCCGTCTGTGAGTGTGTAGACATAAGACCCACTACTAGTGTAAGTGCCACTTGGATAGGTATAAACTTGAGTTTCTTCAGTTGTTACAGTACCATCGGTATTATAGGTATAATTAGTTTCTATCTTTAAACTATATTGTTTGTTGTTTTTAGTTCCTGTTGATATGGTTTTGGTAAGTCTACCATTGAGGTATTCAAAGGTAGTAGTAGTAATATCTACATCTTTTTTTTCAATAATTTTAGAAATAAGGTTGTTAGAGTACTCAAAATTGATAGTGTTAGTATCTGAACCATAAGCTCCAACTATTTCTAATAGTTTATTTCCGTTATAGGTAAGA
The genomic region above belongs to Riemerella anatipestifer and contains:
- a CDS encoding efflux RND transporter permease subunit; this encodes MEKGFAGRIAEFFINSKLTILLMIALMIIGVYSSTLIPREEEPQIIVPMADVMVGYPGANPTEVENRVVKPLEKIISNIKGVEHVHSMAMNGKAMLIVQFYVGEDTERSYVKLYDELMKHKMMFPKGVYEPIVKTRSIDDVPMLGLTLWSENYNDYQLRQITEELASEIKKVKDVSLTNVIGGRARQLKVILDKAKMAESSVDALSVMQMIQASNGSSQTGSFVNNNQEYLLTTGQFLTSKEDVENLVVGTSQNMPVYLKQIAKVEDGASSPANYVSMGFGQNTEKGQKNPSEYPAITLSVSKVKGADAMKISEQILEKVEHLKKNLIPADVHVEVTRNYGETASHKVSELLMHLGVAILAVTILVMLAMGWRGGLVVFLSVPLTFALTLFSYYVLGYTLNRITLFALVFVVGIVVDDSIIIAENMHRHFHMRKLPFKEAAIYAINEVGNPTILATFTVIAAILPMAFVSGMMGPYMSPMPIGASIAMLLSLFVALTITPYLGYHLLKVKDDEEHKEEQGLETSLIYKWYKKIEQPLLDSSKKRWTILGVTTVLLLISVLAFFTKWVAVKMLPFDNKNEIQVVIDMPEGTPLEKTAAVTKDVAQYLRTVPEVVNYQNYIGASSPITFNGLVRHYDMRGQSNTADIQVNLLDKSARSKQSHDVAKTIRPEIQKIAKKYGANIKIVEVPPGPPVLSTIVAEVYGPNYEEQVKIADQVQQILKQADDVVDVDWMVEAPQTEFKIIPDNEKSMLNGIAPQQLVGNLTYLMGEYPISTLYDEKSNQPVNMVMKLDDAEKATLQDITALKVKGQMGNMLPISDIAKVEKHTLEKSIYRKDQKRVVYVLADMAGVLESPAYAILGMEEKLKKMNLPEGYSINELYMAQPSDESDFTVKWDGEWQITLEVFRDLGAAFLVVIIIIYMLIVGWFQNFKTPIVMMVAIPLSLVGIVLGHWLLGAFFTATSFIGMIALAGVMVRNSVLLIDFIEIRLKEGVPMKQAIIEAGAVRTTPILLTTGAVVIGAVIILFDPIFQGLAISLVFGAIVSTVLTLLVVPLVYYMTEKKKWDKIQSEQSAEIPE
- a CDS encoding YgaP family membrane protein; translation: MKTRIIHAVAGTMVLTSLLLGLYVHENWFFLTGFVGLNLLQSSVTNWCLLKTILEKIGIEDDSNSCGY